TCTTCGTAATCCGCCTTAATTCGTAAATATTGCTCCATCATCGGCGTTGTTGCAGCCATCGTTATCATCCACTTTCACTTCATCAAGTTTTCTGCTTTTTATACGGATACATTATAACATATAGGAAGCTTTGTTTTAATGCTTCCTATAAAGACACTTAGAATGTTTTCCCCTTAAATTTAGGACATAAAGCGAACAAAACGGTGGGTTATACCATTAAATGAGCAACATGCAAAGGCCTTAGACACGACGTCACTAAGCTGGTTACTTTTTAACTCCCTACGGACCTTTCACATAACAATCCTCCCTATAACAAAAGCAACACCTGCTTGACGTGGCAAGTGTTGCTCATTAAGAGCTATTCTTCAATTTCCCCTGTGAGAAAATTCGGATCAAGGTCCTCAAATTCTTCATCTTCTATCGTTTCTTCCCACAGTTCTTCATCCCATTCATCTGATGTACCATCTGGGTTAACTTGAACAGCCATTTTTGTTTCCCCTATCACTTCCACGAGGAATTCCCTTTCCACTTGAACGTCTACGTCCCTTCCATTTGATGCAATTAAAGCTTCCAGTGTGTTAGGCTGCTGAATAGTCCGGGCAATCACTTCTAGATCCTCGGAAAGAATATCACTTTCTTGCATAACTAGCGGGATGACATCTGAATAGGCCACGGTTTCTGTGGCAACATTCGTTTTAGTATTGCCAGAATAGGAATACCATATGTTAATATCGTAATTCCCTGAAATCTCCACAGCATCTCCTTTTTTTGCTGACGTATATTTGTGGTTAATGATCCAGCAGCCTAAAATACTTGCCGGCTGATCTTCCGGTGTAATCGTATGCTTTGTTTCGGAAAATTTACGGCCTTTTCCGCAGACAGCCTTCGTAATGATTTCTCTAAATTGTACTTCTTTCTCTGACATCAATTTCCCTCCTCGCACATTAATGAACCATTTGTGTTGTTGCACCTTCTGTAACAAGACCATTTCTTTTTCATCGTATGCATGACAAACGTCTAATGTGCCACTATTATTTCCACACGGCCAACTATGACCTATACTCGTATCATGAGTTCAATTATGTATATGTGGTTATTTTAAAAAACATGAGAAAATTTTAAGAAAACACATGTTTTTTTGCCAGTAAGAAGAAAATATTTTTCCAATTAGCATTGAGACATTAAATTTACGTGAGGAGAGAAGTCTTAAAAGAGCCGCTTTCCGAAGAAAGCGGCTCTTTATCCTACTGACAGGATTTAGAGTTGAATGGACTTTTTGTCGTCGTACCTTTCAACAGATCTCCCCCTGTCGATTCAATAATCTTAGTTGTCACTGTGTTGGAAATCGTATGACTAACCATCTGTAACAGCTGATTTACTTCTGTTTGGGATTGCTTAAATTCTCTCACAAGCGGAATCTCATCTAGCTCATCTTGTAAAGCATCAATTTTATCTTCTATCGCTTTCAGCGCCTTGGTTTTTTGGTAATGCTTCAAATTCACCGCTTCTTTTTGCAACGATTTTATTTGTGCAATGAGTTCTTGTACACGCAAATGCTCGTTAATTTGCCCTTCAGCTCGTTTAAAGAAGTCCACTTCTTCGGTTTCAGCAATCATGGCTGCTAATTCTCTCGCTTTTAATGTAATATCTTTCTTAGAATATAGTTGCCCCATTTATTTCACCTCTACTATTTCTGTCACTTCACCGTTAAGGGACCATGTTTTAGCTTCAGTGATTTTAACGTGAATCAGTTCACCGATAGCTGATTTTGGGCCTCTGAAGTTAACTAATCGGTTCGTGCGGGTCCTCCCCATTAAAACATCGGGATTTTTCTTGCTTTCACCTTCTACAAGAACTTCCACTACCGTGCCTTCATACGCTTTATTTTTACGTGCTGACATCTCGTTCACTAACGCATTTAATCGCTGAAGTCTATCTTTTTTCACTTCCATTGGTACATTATCTACCATTTTAGCAGCTGGTGTGCCTTCTCGTGGTGAATAAATGTACGTGTAAGCACTATCGTAATCCATTTCTTCCATTAAAGATAGCGTGTCTTGAAATTGCTCCTCTGTTTCATTCGGGAAGCCAACAATAATATCGGTCGTGAACGATGCGTGAGGGATCGCTTTTTTAATCTTTTTCGCTAATGTTACATAATGATCACGTGTATATTTACGTGCCATCAATTTTAAGACATCACTATTACCGCTTTGGACAGGTAAATGAATGTGTTCGACTAAATTTCCGCCTTTCGCAAGTACTTCAATGAGATGATCATCAAAATCTCGAGGATGACTTGTCGTAAATCGTACGCGAGGAATATCAATTTTTCGTATTTCATCCATTAAGTCGCCTAATCCGTAAGCCATGTCTTCTAGGTCTTTTCCATAGGCATTGACATTCTGACCAAGTAATGTGATTTCTTTATACCCGTTACGAGCTAAATGGCGGACTTCTTCAATAATATCTTCTGGACGCCTGCTTCGTTCTTTACCACGTGTATAAGGGACAATACAATACGTACAAAATTTATCACAGCCGTACATAATATTAACCCAGCCTTGAAACT
The Salipaludibacillus sp. LMS25 DNA segment above includes these coding regions:
- the cotE gene encoding outer spore coat protein CotE encodes the protein MSEKEVQFREIITKAVCGKGRKFSETKHTITPEDQPASILGCWIINHKYTSAKKGDAVEISGNYDINIWYSYSGNTKTNVATETVAYSDVIPLVMQESDILSEDLEVIARTIQQPNTLEALIASNGRDVDVQVEREFLVEVIGETKMAVQVNPDGTSDEWDEELWEETIEDEEFEDLDPNFLTGEIEE
- a CDS encoding RicAFT regulatory complex protein RicA family protein yields the protein MGQLYSKKDITLKARELAAMIAETEEVDFFKRAEGQINEHLRVQELIAQIKSLQKEAVNLKHYQKTKALKAIEDKIDALQDELDEIPLVREFKQSQTEVNQLLQMVSHTISNTVTTKIIESTGGDLLKGTTTKSPFNSKSCQ
- the miaB gene encoding tRNA (N6-isopentenyl adenosine(37)-C2)-methylthiotransferase MiaB, whose product is MNEEQRKQQTKVMEETSSADKKSVKEKDYSQYFQTTFVPPDLKQAKKRGKEDISVHYDFDIPEDMKGIGKGKKFLIRTYGCQMNEHDSENMAGILLSMGFESTTLTDDADVILLNTCAIRENAENKVFGEIGNLKPMKRDNPGLIVGVCGCMSQEESVVNKILQKHQHVDLIFGTHNIHRLPELLKNAIFNKEMVVEVWSKEGDIIENMPRARRGKFQGWVNIMYGCDKFCTYCIVPYTRGKERSRRPEDIIEEVRHLARNGYKEITLLGQNVNAYGKDLEDMAYGLGDLMDEIRKIDIPRVRFTTSHPRDFDDHLIEVLAKGGNLVEHIHLPVQSGNSDVLKLMARKYTRDHYVTLAKKIKKAIPHASFTTDIIVGFPNETEEQFQDTLSLMEEMDYDSAYTYIYSPREGTPAAKMVDNVPMEVKKDRLQRLNALVNEMSARKNKAYEGTVVEVLVEGESKKNPDVLMGRTRTNRLVNFRGPKSAIGELIHVKITEAKTWSLNGEVTEIVEVK